Proteins from a single region of Ammospiza nelsoni isolate bAmmNel1 chromosome 28, bAmmNel1.pri, whole genome shotgun sequence:
- the ARNT gene encoding aryl hydrocarbon receptor nuclear translocator isoform X5, whose amino-acid sequence MAATAASAEMASDVSSLGAAVGSGNSGSGAQAGAAQRPSKRRPGLDFDDDGEGNSKFLRCDDDPMPNDKERFARENHSEIERRRRNKMTAYITELSDMVPTCSALARKPDKLTILRMAVSHMKSLRGTGNTSTDGTYKPSFLTDQELKHLILEAADGFLFIVSCETGRVVYVSDSVTPVLNQPQSEWFGSTLYEQVHPDDVGKLREQLSTSENALTGRILDLKTGTVKKEGQQSMRMCMGSRRSFICRMRCGNSSVDPVAVNRLSFMRNRCRNGLGAAKDGEPHYVVVHCTGYIKAWPPAGVSLPDDDPDAGQGSKFCLVAIGRLQVTSSPNCTDMNNVCQPTEFISRHNTEGIFTFIDHRCVATVGYQPQELLGKDIVDFCHPEDQQLLRDSFQQVVKLKGQVLSVMFRFRSKSREWLWMRTSSFTFQNPYSDEIEYIICTNTNVKNSSQESRPALANSMPRPQLGQSVSLPLDMGTAPLPSRQQQPPQAELEVGPGRESLAGYEHSQVPVQPVSAAGPEHSKPLEKAESLFSQERDPRFGEIFPGISTDESKASTMPTNPPLFAQGNTFTAARPAENFRSSSMVPPVNIIQQQQPSPSGRILSQISRHSSPAQVSGTTWAPGTRPVFTAQQVASQTVKTRPPSFGMGTFQGTPSSFSSMAAPGSTASPTTAPYPALASRGTGFTTEAAQSPAPFQPRAADAVGMWPQWQGQHHGPASGEQHVQQPQPSQPEVFPDMLTMLGDQGPNYNNEEFPELNIFPSFSE is encoded by the exons AGATGGCATCCGACGTTTCCTCGCTGGGTGCAGCCGTCGGCTCCGGGAACTCCGGCTcgggagcccaggctggagcgGCTCAGAGACCCAGCAAGAGACGGCCTGG gctCGATTTTGATGATGATGGAGAAGGGAACAGTAAATTCCTCAG ATGTGATGATGACCCGATGCCAAACGATAAAGAGAGATTTGCCAG GGAGAACCACAGCGAGATCGAGCGCAGGAGGAGGAACAAGATGACAGCCTACATCACGGAGCTGTCCGACATGGTGCCCACGTGCAGCGCCCTGGCCCGCAAGCCGGACAAGCTGACCATCCTGCGCATGGCCGTGTCCCACATGAAATCCCTGCGTGGCACCGGCAACACCTCCACTGACGGCACCTACAAACCCTCCTTCCTCACCGACCAG gAGCTCAAACACCTGATCCTGGAGGCAGCTGATGGCTTCCTGTTCATCGTGTCGTGCGAGACGGGGCGCGTGGTGTACGTGTCGGACTCGGTGACGCCGGTGCTGAACCAGCCTCAGTCCGAGTGGTTCGGCAGCACCCTGTACGAGCAGGTGCACCCCGACGACGTGGGCAagctcagggagcagctctcCACCTCTGAGAACGCCCTCACAG gtCGTATCCTCGATTTGAAGACAGGGACTGTGAAGAAGGAAGGGCAGCAGTCCATGAGGATGTGCATGGGCTCCAGGAGATCTTTCATCTGCAGGATGAG GTGTGGCAACAGCTCTGTGGATCCGGTTGCTGTCAATCGTCTGAGCTTCATGAGGAATCGCTGCAG GAATGGTTTAGGTGCAGCCAAGGATGGAGAACCCCACTACGTCGTTGTGCACTGCACAGGCTACATCAAAGCCTGGCCCCCAGCAG GTGTTTCCCTGCCTGATGATGACCCTGACGCTGGCCAGGGCAGCAAGTTCTGCCTGGTGGCCATTGGCAGGCTCCAG GTGACCAGCTCCCCCAACTGCACAGACATGAACAATGTCTGCCAGCCCACAGAGTTCATCTCCCGACACAACACCGAGGGAATTTTCACCTTCATCGACCACCGGTGCGTGGCCACCGTGGGATaccagccccag GAACTCTTGGGGAAAGACATTGTGGAtttctgccatccagaagacCAACAGCTTTTACGGGACAGTTTTCAGCAG GTGGTGAAGTTAAAAGGGCAGGTGCTGTCGGTCATGTTCCGCTTCCGATCCAAGAGCCGCGAGTGGCTGTGGATGAGAACGAGCTCGTTCACCTTCCAGAACCCCTACTCGGATGAGATCGAGTACATCATCTGCACCAACACCAACGTCAA GAACTCAAGCCAGGAGTCCCGGCCTGCCCTGGCAAACTCCATGCCAAGGCCTCAGCTGGGGCAGAGCGTCAGCCTTCCGCTGGacatgggcacagccccactgccctcAAG gcagcagcagccacctcaggcagagctggaagtgGGCCCAGGAAGGGAGAGCTTGGCTGGCTATGAGCACTCACAG GTACCTGTCCAGCCCGTGAGTGCTGCCGGCCCCGAGCACAGCAAGCCCCTGGAGAAGGCTGAGAGCCTGTTCAGCCAGGAGAGGGACCCACGCTTCGGGGAGATCTTCCCTGGCATCAGCACAG ATGAGAGCAAAGCCAGCACCATGCCAACCAACCCTCCCCTCTTTGCCCAGGGCAACACCTTCACTGCTGCACGGCCTGCTGAGAACTTCAG gagcagcagcatggtGCCTCCAGTGAACAtcatccagcagcagcagccctcgCCCTCCGGCCGGATCCTGTCCCAGATTTCCCGGcactccagcccagctcaggtCAGCGGCACCACCTGGGCTCCAGGGACACGGCCGGTGTTCACAGCCCAG CAAGTGGCATCTCAGACAGTGAAGACCCGACCTCCTTCCTTTGGCATGGGGACATTCCAGGGCACGCCGTCGTCCTTCAGCTCCATGGCAGCGCCGGGATCGACGGCGTCTCCCACCACGGCGCCGtacccagccctggccagccgTGGCACAGGCTTCA ccacagaggcAGCCCAGAGCCCGGCCCCGTTCCAGCCCCGCGCCGCCGACGCCGTGGGAATGTGGCCAcagtggcagggacagcaccacgGCCCAGCATCCGGGGAGCAGCAcgtgcagcagccccagcccagccagcccgAGGTCTTCCCA GACATGCTGACCATGTTGGGGGACCAAGGCCCCAACTACAACAACGAAGAATTCCCAGAGTTGAACAtattcccttctttttctgaataa